The DNA segment ATGATACAGATACTAATAATTGAGAATAATTCTCATATAAAAAGTAAAAGTCACGGATAACTAATTTTTGTTGCAATCTCTTCTTAATAATGTTTTCCTCAACTTCtaacaaatatttcacCTTTGGACTGAATAGATGTGTTGGGTTTGATTTTTCTAACCACCACGTTTCATTTGCATTGAAATCTATTTTTTGCTGACATTCAGTTTCTAAATTAACGGTAGTAGTTCTTTTTAAAAGTTCTCTCGTCTCTGTAAAGTCATTGTTCTGACTGGTTATACCACCTTGTGATAAGGGATCCGAGGGTGGAGGTGGAGGAGCCCTGGATTCTGAAGCTTGAGGTTTGCGTGTTTGAGGAATTGGAGCATGAGGTGGAGGTGGAGGAGCCCTAATTTCTGGAGCATGAGGAGGAGGTGGAGGAGCCCTAGTTTCTGGAGCATGAGGCGCACTCATTTCTGGGACATGAGGAGGAGGTGGTGGAGCTCTAGTTTCTGGAGCATGAGGAGCACTCATTTCTGGAACATGAGGTGGGGGTGGTGGAGCTCCGGTTTCTGGAGCCTGAAACACTGGAATTTGGGGAATTTGAGGATGCAGTGGAGGCGGTGGAGCTCTGGTTGCTGGtccattattttctaaCGCAATGTTAGGAATTGGAGGTATGCCAGTTTGAGTACTATTAGAATCAGATAAAATTGGTGCCGCTCCTGGAATTGGTGGTGGTGAGCTAGAATCAGACAAATTTACCGGTGGAATACCACGGTTTTCTGGGATAGCCTCTTCTGCTGATTCGAATTCTAGATCGtcaatttttcttaaatCATCTTTGGATGATTCTAAAGTTTCATTCAGAGTTTCTGGCAATGGTTGATTGAGactatttatattttcatttaactCATCTTTTCCATTTGTTGCTTCGGCTTTATTTTCAGTAAGAagattttctttcaatagaTTAGCAACTGATTCTTCTGTATCTTCTAATGAGCTTGAAATATCTGGCATTACTGGCATCTCTGGTATTTTagtattttcttttactTCAGCAATACCTTCTTCGTTATTTTTCTCTAACAATTCTTTGTCTTCGAGTTTCTTTTCAACGTGTCCTTCAACATCTTCAACATCCTCAGTGACAGCAGTTGTCTTCCTGCTCAATGCTTGAATAGCTTCTGGGTTTGTAAAAGGCATTACAGGAACAGGTACAGGAACGTTTTGTTCTTCAGTTACATCTTtggttttcttttttgatgGAGCGCCTTCTGTAGCAGCTGCAATTGGAATACCAAATGGATTAAATGCAACAGGACCACCATATCTTCCTGCAGTGGCAATTCTGGCCATTCTTTCTCTTAAAGCAGCACGGCGACTTTCTTCTGAATCTTCCTCCTCCTCTTCCTCTTCCGCTTCCTGATTTTCTGCAGTTTGTTCATCTGCATTTGTTCCATCTGTAGCAGAGATAtcttgtttatttattatatcttcGCTTTGGGCAGGAAGTTGTGAAGTTGAAGGTTCTGCTTCATTAATAGTTGTATTATCAGCATTATCATAAGATGTTTGGATGTTTTCCAGAGTAGATAAAGGAACGCTTGGAACTTTAGATATGCTTTCAAGAGTTTCTTTAGGTTTTAATTGCAACTCTTCATCTGCTGCTTCAATGTCTTCAGTCTTAGTTTCAGCTTGTTGTTTAgccattttctttttcaacaTCTCAGCTTGTCTTTCAGCTTCGACTCTTTGTTGTTCTTGCAATAGAGCGATTCTTTCCTTTAATGACATTTTTGGTATGTGTTCCTCttcattttgaattttttcaCCAGTTCCTTCTATTTCTGCTTTGTTCACTGGTTCACGAACAGGTGCTGAAGTTGAAGTCTCAGTAGGTGTGGGTTTGGAGGAATCATTAGTGATGGAAGGTGGAGTGTAGAATTTAGGTGGTTCAGCTGTAACTGTCTTTTTAACGAATCCAGCTGCGGAATCATTGAATTCTTTTTGCGATGGCAATGGGACTCGTTCTGAATCCGTTTGAGCAAACATAGAAAGTCTGTTCTTCAATTTGTTAGTTCCTGGAGTGTCAACAACAGGTTCAGCAGCAACTTCAAAATGATGATCATCAGCATCATCGTTACTTTTTGCAGTAGCAGGCACAGTTTTAACTGCTggattttcaattattggTTCTTGGGCTACGGAATTGCTCTTCAAAGTAACAAATGTCTTTGGAAAAATACCTTCTTGCAACTCACCATTGCTATCAGTATATTGACCATAGTACCACTCGTCATCTTCTACAGATGTAATTGTAATCTCTTGGTCCTTCTCAAAATGTAAATCATCTTCGAACTCAGATTTATAAGGAAATTGAGAAACAACCTGGAACGGAACAGCAGGTTCACTCATGATTCataaatgtatatttaCCCTTAATATGGCTAGTGCTCTAACCTATTGCATATGTACAATCACTACCACAATGAATAACGACTCTCAAATATCAAACCTTAACTATCAAATGTATgactttttaaaataaaatgttgTATTTAGTTTCAAGTTTCCCCCTTTTCCTTTTCGTAATAGCGCTATTAAAGGTTCAAAcaagaaatagaaaatagTAAACATCAAAAGACAAACCTTTGATGGAATGGACAGAATACAAAAGACTTATAACAGTTAAAGAGTTACTGTTTTGAATAGCGATACATGTAGTGATTTAAAAgtgttattaatatttgtatataacTCTACTGTTactatttattatttactatttaCAAACGTAGCATGTTGTGCggaaatttttttcttcatttaatgGAATTACTAGGACTACTAAACGTATATCATCTTGCCTTGTGCATCGAAGTCTATTCTACGATCCTTCTTGCTATCACGGTTGCCTGCTCCGTAACGGAACCCTACTCTACCGACCTTTGcatctttaaatttgaattgtGATTTCTCACCTTCTAATAATTCACCATAGATGGTTTTGACTTTATTGTCTTTCACCGTACGGCCACTAGAATGCTGGCCCTCTGTTGATAGTTTCTCTAGAGTGGTGATGGCAGGTTCCAATTCCAGGATGTTTGCTGCATCGACTGGACCAAAAGGTTGTGATTCGGAGATGGTCAAGAACCTTGAGTTCAATGCTTTTGGTGGGACAGGAATTTCACTTAAATTCTCTTTTCTACTGAAGGTTTGAATGCCTTCTTGGTTACGTGTAACCTCGGTGTTGTTGTTAGGGTTGAACACGGGGAACATTTTGAACAATGTCGATGCCATTACTTTTGTATCTTCCTTGACTTTGTTATGTTTAAGCCACTTCATTTCAATCTCttgtaattttataatagcTTCGATTCTCGGAATCTTCAAACCATATTTTTGAGATACTTGTTGAGCAGTCATCCCAAGATTGGTGATCTCGTTATAGATATCCTGTTTCAATTCAGTGCTGATTATATAGTTTGTTTGACAATGTTTATTCAATGGGAAAGGTTGCAGCGACCTTTTTGGGTAAACTTTCTCCGACAAATTGACCAGTTTCGGATCTACTTCATAGCTCCCGTCATGTCTCATTCTCAACGTCTCTTTCTTTGCATTCTGCAACGCTTGACCTCTCTCCAGATCGGGTTTCACATAGTTAGGAACATGGTCAGTTGGCACatagaaatatttgttcATAGGATATTCTCCTTTAAAATTCTTAGGACCCAAAAACTGTCTCATGGCGTACTTCAGATTAGTATCGTGACTCTTTGGATGTTGTCTTGTCAGCTTTCTGAATGGAAACGTAGGATACGCAATCCTACGACCTGACATAAACCTCTGCTGCTGCACAACGGCACCAGCACCACTAACTTTCTGTCTGACTCCACAACTTAGCATTAAAGCAATCTTAAAAGACAAAAATAAACTCTTGCAATTATGctctttctctttctttcaAACTAGATGTGCACACAGTAGACCCACCGCCAACAATCGTATTCACTTTCACACTTGCAGTCTTGTTGCACAGACACAGACACACacatctatatatatatagatagaTCTGGTAACCTTAACCAATGGACCATGAGCTTAGTTCACTGGAAGAAGGTCCTTGTCTCAATTGATTGAGTGGTCTTGAGTTTTTAGAGATCACCGCGTACGAAGACCACACGTAAACAACGAACCATCGAGTTTGGCGACTTTTAAGATGGTTTCTACTTAAAAGAGAGAGTTGTTGAGATGATTGTCCCAGCTGTTTTGGTTTGCTGTTGGTGAGGTTGGTGTATATGAGAATTGAATTAGTGggatatatatttgaaactGTTGAGGCCAACGAGTTATGTCGAGTGATAAGAAGGTCAGCGATGACAGGAAATCACGAATTGACGAGGATAGATATTTGCCGTTAAATAGTTCATTACATGAACACAAGGATTTGTTGATTGAGAAGATGAATAGAAGTAATTTTGGACGTGATTATGAGGGACATGGTGAATTCTCACGCGAGGGTAGGAGCGTGGTTGATAGGGGTATGATAATGCATGACAGTGAGGTTGATGACAATAATGACACCGACTAtgataatttcaaaaagaagatattgaGTAATGGATCGTTAAATAGCAATTACATATCGgttgatgatgatgattgGATAGATGATCTGGGGAGTTATTCTGAGACCCGTGAGGGCTTGTCGAATGATGAAGCAAATGAAAGTTTTATTGAAGATGGAGATGATGATGACTACGATTATGATTATGATTACGATGACGATGAAGATTATGAGATTTTAACAAACAGTAATGGCATACTTGACAACCACCGTGATAGCAAGGGGGGCTCAAAGGGCCTCTTTAGGACATGGGCTCTAGTGACAATCGTCTTCGTGGTGTTCTCGACGTTGTTGAGTAAGGTTGTGTTACCAACAAGTATCAGCTCTGCAAGCAATATTCCGAGTGGGAATGTTCAACGGCAGATTAATCACCTTTACAATATGGTCAACACACAGAACGATAAAATCCAAACTGATCTAGATAAGACGATAAAAATCGTGATCActcaatttgaaaaaaaaatcaaaagtatattaccaaaaaatatattagattTCCAATCTCAATTGGAGTTGTTAAATACAAAAGTCAATAAGATGAATGAGAATCAACGAACCGAGAAGattattaataatcaaATGAATACAGAATTCTCAATGAAAAACTTAACAATAATTCAAGATCTATTAActaatcaattaaataacaCTTTACCAGATAAAATTCCAgtgataataaataatagtaCGTCGATGCTAATGATACCTGAAATTCACAActatttaaaagatatcaTATCCGGTATTATCACAACACTAGAGAGTAACAGTACTAACATCCTCCAAGGTAACATGACAACCAATCTTGGAATGCAGCAGGAGGGATTTT comes from the Tetrapisispora phaffii CBS 4417 chromosome 1, complete genome genome and includes:
- the BBC1 gene encoding Bbc1p (similar to Saccharomyces cerevisiae BBC1 (YJL020C); ancestral locus Anc_5.170) codes for the protein MSEPAVPFQVVSQFPYKSEFEDDLHFEKDQEITITSVEDDEWYYGQYTDSNGELQEGIFPKTFVTLKSNSVAQEPIIENPAVKTVPATAKSNDDADDHHFEVAAEPVVDTPGTNKLKNRLSMFAQTDSERVPLPSQKEFNDSAAGFVKKTVTAEPPKFYTPPSITNDSSKPTPTETSTSAPVREPVNKAEIEGTGEKIQNEEEHIPKMSLKERIALLQEQQRVEAERQAEMLKKKMAKQQAETKTEDIEAADEELQLKPKETLESISKVPSVPLSTLENIQTSYDNADNTTINEAEPSTSQLPAQSEDIINKQDISATDGTNADEQTAENQEAEEEEEEEDSEESRRAALRERMARIATAGRYGGPVAFNPFGIPIAAATEGAPSKKKTKDVTEEQNVPVPVPVMPFTNPEAIQALSRKTTAVTEDVEDVEGHVEKKLEDKELLEKNNEEGIAEVKENTKIPEMPVMPDISSSLEDTEESVANLLKENLLTENKAEATNGKDELNENINSLNQPLPETLNETLESSKDDLRKIDDLEFESAEEAIPENRGIPPVNLSDSSSPPPIPGAAPILSDSNSTQTGIPPIPNIALENNGPATRAPPPPLHPQIPQIPVFQAPETGAPPPPPHVPEMSAPHAPETRAPPPPPHVPEMSAPHAPETRAPPPPPHAPEIRAPPPPPHAPIPQTRKPQASESRAPPPPPSDPLSQGGITSQNNDFTETRELLKRTTTVNLETECQQKIDFNANETWWLEKSNPTHLFSPKVKYLLEVEENIIKKRLQQKLVIRDFYFLYENYSQLLVSVSYLESDANNTVACTQNFFGSSNNTKKLIEYGNKYGNEVVKKAHSVIGSSLKEPLVHSLILSLKSNIVQPIGGRTFGVAIFSYKAGSTLDNDGLKLIMPGDIIVIRKAKFESHKKLNINSKETSVGMDSVPYSAIVTDFDFAKNKIRVVEDHEGKISQGSYKLSNMKSGKLKIFRLIGRDYVGW
- the MRPS35 gene encoding mitochondrial 37S ribosomal protein mS45 (similar to Saccharomyces cerevisiae MRPS35 (YGR165W); ancestral locus Anc_5.166) encodes the protein MLSCGVRQKVSGAGAVVQQQRFMSGRRIAYPTFPFRKLTRQHPKSHDTNLKYAMRQFLGPKNFKGEYPMNKYFYVPTDHVPNYVKPDLERGQALQNAKKETLRMRHDGSYEVDPKLVNLSEKVYPKRSLQPFPLNKHCQTNYIISTELKQDIYNEITNLGMTAQQVSQKYGLKIPRIEAIIKLQEIEMKWLKHNKVKEDTKVMASTLFKMFPVFNPNNNTEVTRNQEGIQTFSRKENLSEIPVPPKALNSRFLTISESQPFGPVDAANILELEPAITTLEKLSTEGQHSSGRTVKDNKVKTIYGELLEGEKSQFKFKDAKVGRVGFRYGAGNRDSKKDRRIDFDAQGKMIYV
- the MPS3 gene encoding Mps3p (similar to Saccharomyces cerevisiae MPS3 (YJL019W); ancestral locus Anc_5.165), translated to MSSDKKVSDDRKSRIDEDRYLPLNSSLHEHKDLLIEKMNRSNFGRDYEGHGEFSREGRSVVDRGMIMHDSEVDDNNDTDYDNFKKKILSNGSLNSNYISVDDDDWIDDLGSYSETREGLSNDEANESFIEDGDDDDYDYDYDYDDDEDYEILTNSNGILDNHRDSKGGSKGLFRTWALVTIVFVVFSTLLSKVVLPTSISSASNIPSGNVQRQINHLYNMVNTQNDKIQTDLDKTIKIVITQFEKKIKSILPKNILDFQSQLELLNTKVNKMNENQRTEKIINNQMNTEFSMKNLTIIQDLLTNQLNNTLPDKIPVIINNSTSMLMIPEIHNYLKDIISGIITTLESNSTNILQGNMTTNLGMQQEGFLPDLNGYIKEILKDELQYIDKDYFVQELNRKLQLNKHEIFEEFTEKLSDLKISSNSHYHYNDMTSDKYSDILLRKMINRIYNANQHQWEDDLDFATFAQGTRLLNHLTSKTWKKGTQNTPLELLSNTINNSVYWQCDSTKDCRWAIRFSEPIYLFRLSYLHGRLKNNVHMMNSAPKKISIYVKLANGNDLIKTFKKVAKTYKQGQSLNEDSSYIKIGQYDYDLTDPKVKQDFLLPSWYIKLRPLVHSMVFEINENYGNKDFTSLKKFLIKAVTKQDLEITTNNEFPYKLGNVPEYNADNYVIASSDTGSSHHLMNQQLRNVQDDRNDGFKNLADNENSKIPSFGQDELDI